A window of Vigna unguiculata cultivar IT97K-499-35 chromosome 4, ASM411807v1, whole genome shotgun sequence contains these coding sequences:
- the LOC114180607 gene encoding uncharacterized protein LOC114180607 — translation MSMEDFMRHKPSKFAGKSSLDEADAWLKECEKICRVIDCTNAQRLSFVSFLLVADAKYWWTGMQQLMQTRGEEVTWTSFRERFLEKYFPASARHEREAKFLTFQQGNLTVQAYTDMFEYLARFYTPTVIEEWRCRKYEGGLKHELCRFIVSLRIREFPVLVEQTKAVEQLEIGPNKGPRPQKTTSDSRQQKKPYDRTQSSAKKLQCYNCGGEHYRRDCPKP, via the coding sequence ATGTCGATGGAGGACTTTATGAGACATAAGCCCTCAAAATTTGCGGGCAAATCTTCTCTAGATGAAGCCGATGCTTGGCTTAAAGAGTGTGAGAAAATCTGTCGGGTGATCGATTGCACAAATGCTCAAAGGCTTTCATTTGTCTCTTTCCTGCTGGTAGCTGACGCAAAGTACTGGTGGACAGGCATGCAACAGCTTATGCAGACCCGGGGCGAGGAGGTTACCTGGACTTCATTCAGGGAGAGAtttctggaaaaatattttccagcCAGTGCCAGACATGAGAGAGAGGCGAAATTCCTCACATTCCAGCAGGGGAACCTGACTGTGCAGGCATACACAGACATGTTTGAGTATTTGGCCAGGTTCTACACGCCTACTGTTATcgaggagtggagatgccgaAAATATGAGGGCGGGCTGAAACACGAGCTGTGCCGCTTTATTGTATCTCTCCGGATCAGGGAGTTCCCAGTCTTGGTGGAGCAGACCAAGGCTGTGGAGCAGCTGGAGATAGGGCCCAACAAAGGGCCTCGACCTCAGAAGACTACCTCTGATTCACGGCAACAGAAGAAGCCGTATGATAGGACACAAAGTTCGGCTAAGAAACTACAGTGCTACAACTGTGGTGGGGAGCATTATCGGAGGGATTGTCCAAAACCCTAA